In Phragmites australis chromosome 17, lpPhrAust1.1, whole genome shotgun sequence, the following are encoded in one genomic region:
- the LOC133896677 gene encoding cell wall protein IFF6-like: MVCMKPVLLGTALVVAASLAPVGESRSARKDLGINIGNGLGLGIWVGLGAGVGAGGSGSGSGSASASSSGSNSGSGSGSGSSSGSGSGSGGLGLGLGVGVGIGIGAGGSGSGSGSGSASASGSSSSAGSGSGSASASGTGSGSGSGGGLGLGLGLGAGVSIGLGGISDPSSSSASALASGSGSGPGNSSRAGSSASSSAGSSSGSSAGSYAASGAGSSAGSSARSSAGSSAGSPSGQEHH, translated from the coding sequence ATGGTTTGCATGAAGCCCGTTCTTTTAGGAACTGCACTTGTCGTTGCCGCGTCGCTTGCTCCGGTGGGTGAGAGCCGTTCTGCTCGGAAGGACCTTGGCATCAACATTGGGAATGGCCTGGGGCTCGGGATCTGGGTCGGTCTAGGCGCTGGCGTTGGTGCAGGGGGCTCTGGCTCCGGATCTGGTTCTGCGTCTGCGTCTTCGTCTGGTTCTAACTCAGGGTCCGGGTCAGGTTCAGGGTCTAGCTCTGGCTCGGGATCAGGGTCAGGAGGTTTGGGCCTTGGACTTGGTGTTGGAGTTGGTATAGGTATAGGTGCCGGCGGTTCCGGCTCAGGCTCTGGATCTGGTTCAGCATCTGCCTCTGGCTCTAGCTCGAGCGCTGGATCTGGATCTGGATCAGCCTCGGCTTCTGGTACTGGTTCGGGCTCGGGCTCAGGAGGGGGCCTTGGGCTTGGGCTCGGGCTCGGTGCTGGAGTTAGTATTGGATTAGGTGGTATTAGTGATCCAAGCTCAAGCTCGGCTTCGGCTTTGGCTTCTGGCTCTGGGTCAGGGCCTGGAAATAGTTCGAGAGCTGGATCAAGTGCATCATCTTCGGCAGGTTCTAGTTCAGGCTCCAGTGCTGGGTCATACGCTGCATCTGGTGCAGGATCAAGTGCCGGGTCCAGTGCAAGATCAAGCGCAGGGTCAAGTGCAGGATCACCAAGTGGGCAAGAGCACCATTGA
- the LOC133896813 gene encoding tetraspanin-8-like: MAFRLSNNLIGILNAVTFLLSVPILGAGIWLGARGDGTECERYLSAPVIALGVFLMVISIAGLVGACCRVTWLLWVYLVAMFVLIVVLFCFTVFAFVVTNKGAGEVVSDRGYKEYRLGDYSNWLQKRVESSKNWNKIRSCLQDGKVCKSLQDKNETWTQFMRSDLSPIESGCCKPPTSCGYTYVGGTQWTPAIATNSTDPDCKTWSNDASGLCYGCQSCKAGVVATFKRDWKRVAIVNIVFLVFIVIVYSVGCCAFRNNRRDGNAYRGGWKGGYA; the protein is encoded by the exons ATGGCGTTCCGGCTGAGCAACAACCTGATCGGGATCCTCAACGCGGTCACGTTCCTCCTCTCCGTCCCGATCCTGGGCGCGGGCATCTGGCTGGGCGCGCGCGGCGACGGCACCGAGTGCGAGCGCTACCTCTCGGCGCCTGTCATCGCTCTCGGCGTCTTCCTCATGGTCATCTCCATCGCCGGGCTCGTCGGCGCCTGCTGCCGCGTGACCTGGCTCCTCTGGGTCTACCTCGTCGCCATGTTCGTCCTCATCGTCGTGCTCTTCTGCTTCACCGTCTTCGCCTTCGTCGTCACCAACAAGGGCGCCGGGGAGGTGGTGTCCGACCGAGGGTACAAGGAGTACAGGCTCGGGGACTACTCCAACTGGCTGCAGAAGAGGGTCGAAAGCTCCAAGAACTGGAACAAGATCAGGAGCTGCCTCCAGGACGGCAAAGTCTGCAAGAGCCTGCAGGACAAGAACGAGACGTGGACGCAGTTCATGCGCTCCGACCTCTCCCCCAtcgag TCTGGCTGCTGCAAGCCCCCCACCAGCTGCGGCTACACCTACGTCGGCGGCACGCAGTGGACGCCGGCGATCGCCACCAACTCGACGGACCCGGACTGCAAGACCTGGAGCAACGACGCCTCGGGGCTCTGCTACGGCTGCCAGTCGTGCAAGGCCGGCGTGGTGGCCACGTTCAAGCGGGACTGGAAGCGCGTAGCCATCGTCAACATCGTCTTCCTCgtcttcatcgtcatcgtctACTCCGTCGGCTGCTGCGCATTCAGGAACAACCGCAGGGACGGCAACGCCTACCGCGGCGGGTGGAAGGGCGGATACGCTTGA